One window from the genome of Anopheles coluzzii chromosome X, AcolN3, whole genome shotgun sequence encodes:
- the LOC120957233 gene encoding uncharacterized protein LOC120957233, with amino-acid sequence MEHPNQEPTKQMQGEFIEWKPSEPGEWQFLFFEDQELKLSLDSEEEGQEAMPYSMKQPPYLLNDVLRCACSHQCQFQCYENDLLLTCQSHPRLICWMCEKAPATPPNTLQTTAVADFTDSDSLTDTSELIETDDNGEDSRLIEG; translated from the exons ATGGAGCACCCGAATCAAG AGCCTACGAAGCAAATGCAAGGCGAGTTCATCGAATGGAAGCCCTCCGAGCCGGGCGAGTGGCAGTTTTTATTCTTCGAGGACCAGGAGCTCAAACTTTCTCTGGACTCAGAAGAGGAGGGACAGGAAGCGATGCCATACAGCATGAAACAACCGCCCTATCTGTTGAACGATGTTTTGCGATGCGCTTGCAGCCACCAGTGCCAATTCCAGTGCTACGAGAACGATCTGCTGCTGACCTGCCAGTCGCATCCACGGTTGATTTGCTGGATGTGTGAAAAAGCGCCGGCCACACCGCCCAACACACTTCAAACGACGGCCGTGGCCGACTTTACGGATTCAGATAGCCTAACAGACACGAGCGAGCTTATCGAAACGGACGACAACGGAGAAGATTCACGGTTGATAGaagggtag